One genomic window of Candidatus Pseudobacter hemicellulosilyticus includes the following:
- a CDS encoding outer membrane beta-barrel family protein — MKKTILFIVLLTSISSVSFAQKKVTGSIKGKLTDTLYKEPLAEATVSILHAADSAVVSFVLSNPKGEFEIKDLDTGSYRLLITFQGYAPFSRKFSISPDSFNIVLGEVYMDKQSTLLEEVIVEAPPIVIKKDTIEFRASAFKTKPNAVAEDLLKKVPGVQVDKDGNVKAQGEDVQKIYVDGKEFFGNDPKLATKNITADMIESVQVFDDMSDQAKFSRIDDGSRSKTINIKLKKDRRKGVFGRIMAGAGTDERYEASGNVNYFNGDRRISILAGINNVNKQNFSFNDIVSSMGGFGSRGSGGGGGGGFGGGGFGGGGGGMRGMMGGFGGGNNSGISKNLTAGLNYTDKWGSKIDVTGSYFFSQNDNHTEQERVRRTTFQDSLATQENLSYSDSRNQNHRFNMRFEYYIDTMNSILFTPSVTIQHSETNSMDQMRSRATVKGQDYLAINGETNNYNERDGVNLNNNLLYRKRFRKQFRTLTIGWQNTISNSDGNGATLSPLEYYNPDGSLDTVSTQNYRSTQKTRTNNNTISASFTEPIAKNAILEMNYAYTDNSNTSDRKAYNFNETTGEFDTPDKNLTNYFENDFTAHRGGLNFRMQFTKASFQLGGAVQYSELNSMSERNLNNKDTVLYVFQRATNLFPTANYTYQFSRSKNLRISYRGRTNQPNTTQLQDAPDLSNRLQIRNGNPGLRQEFANNFNLNYSTFNINTFSFFSANVTYDNTSNRIVNAIYDQVPQGLVPDSLSKGAQYIVPVNLNGSYNASAFITLGFPLRGAMKGSSLNFNSNASYNRAPSLINAQKNFTNTLSLTQTAGISLTLLKESLFLDLKGSLTYNDAKSTNPNLNLDQRYYSQNYSADISYTFLKNLILSTDFDYYINTGRTDGFNQSIPLLNAGLAYQLFKKKNGELKLSVNDLMNQNQSINRTVADNYYEDTRTVVLKRYFLLTFTYNLNRMGGQQQGPRMPGMNNMPREMRREMRGMSM, encoded by the coding sequence ATGAAGAAGACCATCCTGTTTATTGTCCTGCTGACCAGTATCAGTTCCGTATCCTTTGCACAGAAAAAGGTGACGGGCAGCATCAAGGGTAAACTGACCGATACCCTTTACAAAGAACCGCTGGCCGAAGCCACCGTGTCCATCCTGCATGCAGCTGACAGCGCCGTTGTCAGTTTTGTCCTGTCCAACCCCAAGGGCGAATTTGAAATAAAAGACCTGGACACCGGCTCTTACCGGTTATTGATCACCTTCCAGGGTTATGCGCCGTTTTCCCGTAAATTCAGCATCAGCCCGGACTCTTTCAATATCGTGCTGGGAGAAGTGTATATGGATAAGCAAAGCACCCTGCTGGAAGAGGTTATTGTGGAAGCACCACCCATTGTGATCAAGAAGGACACTATTGAGTTCCGGGCCAGCGCCTTCAAAACAAAACCCAATGCCGTAGCTGAAGACCTGCTCAAAAAAGTACCCGGCGTACAGGTGGACAAGGATGGTAACGTGAAGGCCCAGGGTGAAGATGTGCAGAAGATCTACGTAGATGGAAAGGAATTTTTTGGCAATGATCCCAAGCTGGCCACCAAGAATATCACAGCAGACATGATTGAGTCCGTGCAGGTATTTGACGATATGAGTGACCAGGCCAAGTTTTCCCGGATAGATGACGGCAGCCGGTCCAAGACCATTAATATCAAATTGAAGAAGGATCGTCGCAAAGGCGTGTTCGGTCGGATAATGGCCGGGGCCGGTACGGATGAACGTTACGAGGCCAGCGGCAATGTGAACTACTTCAACGGCGATCGCCGCATTTCCATACTGGCTGGTATCAACAACGTCAATAAACAGAATTTCTCCTTTAATGATATTGTTTCCTCCATGGGTGGTTTTGGTTCCCGCGGCAGCGGCGGCGGAGGAGGTGGTGGCTTTGGTGGTGGAGGTTTCGGCGGCGGTGGCGGTGGCATGCGCGGCATGATGGGCGGTTTTGGCGGCGGTAATAATAGCGGCATTTCCAAAAATCTCACTGCCGGCCTCAACTATACCGATAAATGGGGCAGCAAGATTGATGTTACCGGCAGTTATTTCTTCTCCCAGAATGATAACCATACCGAACAGGAACGGGTAAGAAGGACCACTTTCCAGGATTCCCTGGCTACCCAGGAAAATCTTTCCTATTCCGATAGCCGGAACCAGAACCATCGTTTCAACATGCGGTTTGAGTATTATATCGATACCATGAACTCCATCCTGTTCACGCCCAGTGTAACGATACAGCATTCAGAGACCAACAGCATGGACCAGATGCGGTCCCGCGCTACAGTGAAAGGGCAGGACTACCTGGCTATTAACGGGGAGACCAACAACTATAATGAACGGGACGGAGTGAACCTGAACAACAACCTGCTGTACCGGAAAAGATTCCGCAAGCAGTTCCGGACCCTGACCATTGGCTGGCAGAATACCATCAGCAACAGTGATGGCAATGGCGCTACCTTATCGCCCCTGGAATATTATAACCCGGATGGCAGCCTGGATACCGTGAGTACACAGAACTACCGCAGCACCCAGAAAACAAGGACCAACAACAATACGATCAGCGCTTCCTTTACAGAACCTATTGCCAAAAATGCTATCCTGGAAATGAACTATGCCTATACAGATAACAGCAATACTTCGGACAGGAAGGCCTATAATTTCAACGAGACCACCGGCGAGTTTGATACACCGGATAAAAACCTGACCAACTATTTTGAGAATGATTTCACGGCGCACCGTGGCGGCCTGAACTTCCGGATGCAGTTCACCAAAGCCTCCTTCCAGCTGGGCGGCGCCGTTCAGTATTCTGAACTGAACAGTATGAGCGAAAGGAATCTCAATAACAAGGATACCGTATTGTATGTATTCCAGCGCGCCACCAATCTTTTCCCTACAGCTAATTATACGTACCAGTTCTCCCGCAGTAAGAACCTTCGTATATCCTATCGTGGCCGTACCAACCAGCCCAATACCACCCAACTGCAGGATGCACCGGACCTGTCCAACCGCTTACAGATCCGTAACGGTAATCCCGGGCTTCGCCAGGAATTTGCCAATAATTTCAATCTTAACTACAGCACTTTTAATATTAATACCTTCAGCTTTTTTTCGGCTAATGTTACCTATGACAATACTTCCAACCGGATCGTGAATGCTATTTACGATCAGGTGCCGCAGGGGCTGGTGCCGGATTCTTTGTCGAAGGGCGCCCAATATATTGTGCCGGTGAACCTGAATGGTTCTTACAATGCTTCTGCTTTTATCACCCTGGGCTTCCCACTGCGGGGAGCTATGAAGGGCAGCAGCCTGAACTTCAATTCCAACGCCAGCTACAACCGCGCTCCGAGCCTGATCAACGCGCAAAAGAACTTTACCAATACGCTGTCGCTGACCCAGACCGCGGGTATCAGCCTGACCCTGCTCAAGGAATCCCTGTTCCTGGACCTGAAGGGCAGCTTAACGTATAATGACGCCAAGTCCACCAATCCCAACCTGAACCTGGACCAGCGTTACTACTCGCAGAACTATTCTGCTGACATCAGCTATACCTTCCTGAAGAACCTGATCCTGTCTACCGATTTTGATTATTATATCAATACCGGCCGTACAGATGGGTTCAACCAGAGCATTCCCCTGCTGAATGCAGGGCTGGCCTACCAGCTGTTCAAGAAAAAGAATGGCGAGCTGAAACTTTCCGTGAACGACCTGATGAACCAGAACCAGAGCATCAACCGGACCGTGGCCGATAACTATTATGAAGATACCCGTACGGTGGTGCTGAAACGATATTTCCTGCTGACCTTCACCTATAATCTGAACAGGATGGGCGGTCAGCAGCAGGGTCCGCGCATGCCGGGTATGAATAATATGCCGCGTGAAATGCGCCGCGAGATGCGGGGCATGAGTATGTAA
- a CDS encoding SNF2-related protein gives MALPHLIKYVYTNGTDEVIRRGKKIHAIGYVELVDYDELLDSVVFRVKDDSYATYYKVNIQKFKDPRTLSVRCACPYNLGDICRHEAAALIQLQEMLDKNMLKAEEVEYDQRHTVVKMKFIDLKTLRLLCSPESYSQAEVFLRTHRADIEYAKDEMVKAAIAIEGKNYQVVIRKNEERNFDTSCEYEDRQHPLGLPKVIVFLQLLNAYGPHYFDSIRNWDKEKNKLLEAYGYSLTDNLEGKFEFTYKEGKPFLRVLDTSIKRVSPQEARSRPRPEVVPEVSPVAASANVAAPVEAEEKIDLSTQRVGVVFNFNMDSYPGFAIDAVSGEANEAGSAYVGKVEKLDLSKFINLDVLHENDRTLITPLRKMQEAEITKYLNRNSPFSGIWENIIHHEKDGLPEETKALMGEYLHPKLKKLFVEIAPSPYVFYLNGKKTFKTENLHTVGVVTDFITPYFRVSAGKNNYEVECWVKLNGQPVPLIDNGIDSNILFFYNENLFLWESTEVVELISRFQQKGKLSFSRADWPEQLRTLVLPLTRDYHVEFDPSLVSEVKDGDPEKRVVLQEKGDYLVFQPLFSYKGFETKPGGKDELIIPDGDRVLMVHRDRDKEGQFIQKLEALHSNFIRPEGGQQLALKGSDVLKNNWFFLFVDAMKDMKVPVFGFDALKNFRFNTAKPQTKIHISSNTDWFDARVDIFFGEQKVTIADVKKALANRQQFVPLNDGTLGILPEEWIKKYSLLFRVGEGKQNQLRLSKFHMSVIDELYENRSEEELVLKLEEKYETLRSFNKIREIPVPEHLAHILRPYQEHGFHWLNYLSEIGWGGILADDMGLGKTVQALSFLHYYRKHHGKLMALVVCPTTLMFNWENEIKKFTPEIKYHIHHGGERSRNKEQFADAEVIITTYGTLRSDIKLLVDIPFDYVVLDESQAIKNPASKVTKAACLINSKNRLCLSGTPLQNNTFDIFAQMNFLNPGMLGSIEFFRQEFAIPIDKFGEADRKDHLRKLLYPFILRRTKEQVAKDLPEKTETILYCEMENDQRNIYDAYRNEFRDKIMGTIEQQGIQRSQLTILQGLMKLRQICDSPAILNETERFPNHSIKLDELGREITENIGNHKALVFSQFLGMLALIKEKLRELEVDFEYFDGSTSAIDREKAIQRFQNDENCRVFLISLKAGGVGLNLTAADYVYIVDPWWNPAVEQQAIDRTHRIGQTKNIFAYRMICKDTIEDKILQLQDRKRVLAKDLITDDEGFVKSLTREDVEYLFS, from the coding sequence ATGGCACTACCTCATCTCATTAAGTATGTGTACACCAATGGAACTGATGAAGTGATCCGTCGCGGTAAGAAAATTCATGCCATTGGATACGTGGAGCTGGTGGATTACGATGAACTCCTGGACTCTGTAGTATTTCGCGTAAAAGATGATAGTTACGCAACGTATTACAAGGTCAATATCCAGAAATTCAAAGACCCCCGGACGCTGTCCGTACGTTGTGCATGTCCCTATAACCTGGGCGATATCTGCCGCCATGAGGCGGCAGCGCTGATCCAGCTGCAGGAAATGCTGGACAAGAATATGCTGAAGGCCGAGGAAGTGGAATATGATCAGCGCCACACAGTGGTGAAGATGAAATTCATTGACCTCAAGACCCTTCGGCTGCTTTGTTCTCCCGAATCCTACTCGCAGGCGGAAGTCTTTCTCCGCACCCACCGGGCCGATATAGAATATGCCAAGGATGAGATGGTCAAAGCGGCCATAGCCATTGAAGGCAAGAACTACCAGGTGGTGATCCGCAAGAATGAAGAGCGCAACTTTGATACCAGCTGTGAATACGAGGACCGCCAGCATCCGCTGGGCCTGCCCAAAGTGATCGTTTTCCTCCAGTTGCTCAACGCCTACGGACCACATTATTTTGATTCCATCCGCAACTGGGACAAGGAAAAGAATAAACTGCTGGAAGCCTACGGCTACTCCCTGACCGATAACCTGGAAGGAAAATTTGAATTCACCTATAAGGAAGGCAAGCCTTTCCTGCGTGTACTGGATACTTCCATCAAACGCGTATCACCACAGGAAGCGCGGTCCCGGCCCCGCCCGGAAGTTGTACCGGAAGTGTCGCCTGTAGCGGCCAGCGCCAATGTGGCAGCGCCTGTGGAAGCAGAAGAAAAAATAGATCTCAGCACCCAGCGGGTAGGCGTAGTGTTCAACTTCAATATGGACAGCTATCCCGGGTTTGCTATAGACGCCGTGAGCGGCGAAGCCAATGAAGCGGGCTCCGCCTATGTTGGCAAAGTAGAAAAGCTGGACCTCTCCAAGTTCATCAACCTGGATGTGCTGCATGAAAATGACCGTACACTGATCACGCCGCTGCGTAAAATGCAGGAAGCAGAGATCACCAAATACCTGAACCGGAACTCGCCTTTCAGCGGGATCTGGGAAAATATCATTCACCACGAAAAGGACGGTCTGCCGGAAGAGACAAAGGCGCTGATGGGTGAATACCTGCACCCCAAACTCAAAAAGCTCTTTGTTGAAATTGCACCCAGCCCCTATGTTTTTTACCTGAATGGCAAGAAGACCTTTAAAACCGAGAACCTGCATACCGTAGGTGTGGTGACAGATTTCATCACTCCCTATTTCAGGGTCAGCGCCGGTAAGAACAATTACGAGGTGGAATGCTGGGTAAAGCTCAATGGCCAGCCCGTACCACTGATTGACAATGGAATTGACAGCAATATCCTTTTCTTCTATAATGAGAACCTCTTCCTCTGGGAATCTACTGAGGTAGTGGAACTGATCAGCCGTTTCCAGCAAAAAGGAAAACTGAGCTTCAGTCGTGCCGACTGGCCCGAGCAGCTGCGCACCCTGGTGTTACCGCTCACCCGCGATTACCACGTGGAATTTGATCCCTCCCTGGTCAGTGAAGTAAAAGATGGCGATCCCGAAAAAAGAGTGGTCCTGCAGGAAAAAGGCGATTACCTGGTATTCCAGCCGCTCTTCTCCTACAAAGGCTTTGAGACAAAACCCGGCGGCAAGGATGAGCTGATCATTCCGGATGGCGACCGGGTGCTGATGGTCCACCGCGACCGCGACAAAGAAGGACAGTTTATCCAGAAACTGGAAGCCCTTCATTCCAATTTCATCCGGCCTGAAGGCGGCCAGCAGCTGGCGCTGAAAGGCAGTGATGTACTGAAGAATAACTGGTTCTTCCTCTTCGTGGACGCCATGAAGGATATGAAAGTGCCGGTATTTGGTTTTGACGCTCTCAAGAATTTCCGCTTCAATACCGCCAAGCCGCAGACCAAGATCCATATCAGCAGCAATACTGACTGGTTTGACGCCCGCGTGGACATCTTCTTCGGCGAACAGAAAGTGACCATTGCAGACGTGAAGAAAGCCCTGGCCAACCGCCAGCAGTTTGTGCCGCTGAACGATGGCACCCTGGGTATCCTGCCCGAAGAGTGGATCAAGAAATACTCCCTGCTGTTCCGCGTGGGCGAAGGCAAGCAGAACCAGCTCCGGCTCTCCAAATTCCACATGAGTGTGATTGATGAGCTGTATGAGAACCGCAGCGAAGAAGAGCTGGTGCTGAAACTGGAAGAAAAATACGAGACCTTAAGAAGCTTCAATAAGATCCGGGAGATCCCCGTGCCCGAACACCTGGCGCATATCCTGCGCCCTTACCAGGAGCATGGGTTCCACTGGCTCAATTACCTCAGCGAGATCGGCTGGGGCGGGATCCTGGCAGATGATATGGGTTTGGGTAAAACCGTCCAGGCCCTTTCCTTCCTGCATTATTACCGTAAGCACCATGGAAAGCTGATGGCGCTGGTGGTTTGTCCCACCACCCTGATGTTCAACTGGGAAAATGAGATCAAAAAATTTACGCCCGAGATCAAATACCATATCCACCATGGCGGCGAGCGTTCCCGCAACAAGGAACAGTTTGCTGATGCTGAGGTGATCATCACTACCTATGGCACCCTGCGCAGCGATATCAAGCTGCTGGTGGACATTCCCTTTGATTATGTGGTACTGGATGAATCGCAGGCTATTAAGAACCCGGCCAGTAAAGTGACCAAGGCCGCCTGCCTCATCAATTCCAAAAACAGGCTCTGCCTGAGTGGTACGCCGCTGCAGAATAATACCTTCGATATTTTTGCCCAGATGAACTTCCTCAACCCGGGGATGCTGGGCAGCATTGAATTCTTCCGCCAGGAATTTGCCATTCCCATTGATAAATTCGGAGAGGCCGACCGCAAGGATCACCTGCGGAAATTGTTATACCCTTTCATCCTGCGCCGGACCAAGGAGCAGGTGGCGAAAGACCTGCCGGAAAAAACCGAGACCATCCTCTATTGCGAAATGGAGAATGACCAGCGGAATATCTATGACGCCTACCGCAACGAGTTCCGCGACAAGATCATGGGCACCATTGAACAGCAGGGCATCCAGCGTTCACAGCTCACCATCCTGCAGGGCCTGATGAAACTGCGGCAGATCTGTGATTCACCCGCTATCCTGAACGAGACCGAACGGTTCCCCAACCATTCCATCAAGCTGGATGAGCTGGGCCGGGAGATCACGGAAAATATTGGTAACCACAAGGCCCTGGTATTCTCCCAGTTCCTGGGTATGCTGGCGCTGATCAAGGAAAAACTGAGGGAACTGGAAGTGGACTTTGAATATTTTGATGGCAGCACCTCGGCCATTGACCGGGAAAAGGCCATCCAGCGTTTCCAGAACGACGAGAATTGCCGGGTATTCCTGATCTCGCTCAAAGCCGGTGGTGTGGGTCTTAACCTGACCGCTGCGGACTATGTCTACATTGTGGATCCCTGGTGGAACCCTGCCGTGGAGCAACAGGCCATTGACCGGACGCACCGGATCGGGCAAACGAAAAATATCTTCGCCTACCGCATGATCTGTAAGGATACCATTGAAGACAAGATCCTGCAGCTCCAGGACCGGAAACGGGTACTGGCCAAGGACCTGATCACGGACGACGAGGGATTTGTGAAGAGCCTTACCCGGGAAGATGTGGAATACCTGTTCAGCTAA